One part of the Algibacter sp. L1A34 genome encodes these proteins:
- a CDS encoding DoxX family protein yields MKRDKIIFYIATGLLSVIVLFSVYMYVFKHEAIVGAFTSLGYPSYIIYPYAGLKLLGLFAVWNPNFKALKEWAYSGFFFAFILAFSAHIMVNDGGHMTAALALVFLIISYIFNKRINK; encoded by the coding sequence ATGAAAAGAGATAAAATTATATTTTATATCGCAACAGGTTTATTATCTGTAATTGTATTGTTTTCGGTTTACATGTATGTTTTTAAGCATGAAGCCATTGTTGGCGCGTTTACTAGTTTAGGCTATCCGTCGTACATAATTTACCCTTATGCAGGATTAAAATTACTCGGTTTATTTGCCGTATGGAATCCTAATTTTAAAGCATTAAAAGAGTGGGCGTATTCTGGTTTCTTTTTTGCCTTTATTTTAGCGTTTTCGGCCCATATTATGGTTAATGATGGTGGACACATGACAGCAGCATTAGCGTTAGTGTTTTTAATAATATCGTATATTTTTAATAAACGAATAAATAAATAA
- a CDS encoding pirin family protein — MKTIIHTADSRGFANHGWLQANHSFSFANFNNPEKVNFGALRVFNDDVIAPKMGFGTHPHNNMEIITIPLKGVLKHRDSMHDVWQSVLPGEVQIMSAGTGLEHSEINGSVDEHLSLFQIWVIPNKENVTPRYDQKMFNLDERKNKLQTLVTSIDEAHEGSLKIHQDAVISRIDLDKDKSFNYNLKTENHGVYIMTISGEVIINNSILNIRDAIGVSETNSFEIISNKDASLLFIEVPMLF, encoded by the coding sequence ATGAAAACAATAATTCATACAGCAGATAGTAGAGGGTTTGCAAATCATGGATGGTTGCAAGCTAATCATTCTTTTAGTTTTGCTAATTTTAATAATCCAGAAAAAGTAAATTTTGGAGCTTTACGTGTTTTTAATGATGATGTTATTGCTCCTAAAATGGGTTTTGGTACACATCCTCACAACAATATGGAAATTATTACCATTCCGTTAAAAGGCGTGTTAAAACATCGTGATTCTATGCACGATGTATGGCAGTCAGTTCTTCCTGGCGAAGTTCAAATTATGTCGGCAGGAACAGGGTTAGAGCATTCTGAAATTAATGGTTCGGTAGATGAGCATTTATCTTTATTTCAAATTTGGGTGATACCAAATAAAGAAAATGTAACGCCTCGATATGATCAAAAAATGTTCAATTTAGATGAAAGAAAAAACAAACTTCAAACTTTGGTAACATCAATAGATGAAGCTCATGAAGGCAGTTTAAAAATTCATCAAGACGCCGTGATTTCTCGAATAGATTTGGATAAAGACAAAAGCTTCAATTATAACTTAAAAACTGAAAATCATGGTGTTTACATCATGACGATTTCTGGAGAAGTTATCATTAATAATTCAATTTTAAATATTAGGGATGCCATAGGTGTTTCAGAAACAAATTCATTTGAAATAATATCAAATAAGGATGCTAGTTTACTTTTTATAGAAGTACCGATGTTGTTCTAA
- a CDS encoding MFS transporter produces the protein MNKALLSLAIGGFGIGLTEFVIMGILPDIATSFDISIPVAGHFISAYALGVVVGAPILTGLGSKWPAHKVLLVLMLWFTVFNTLSSFATGYNSFIILRFLSGLPHGAFFGIGAVVAGKLSKKGKEAQGIAIMFSGLTFANLLGVPLGTYLGKYFNWNVSFLMVGIVGVLAVLAVKFWMPVLKQSSETSFIKELKIFKRLELWLIILLTTIGTGGFFAWYSYIAPLITDVAGHEKEVVSYAMILAGLGMVIGNIIGAKLAEKLQPIVAVMLTLVFMAICLILNTYLASDKVMVLVMTFIIGMVTFCLSTPISLAIINASKGSETLGSSLNQSAFNVGNAAGAYFAGLPIAMGYGYTAADWVGAAMAGIGVFIAFGIILYRKHRFKRKNKMKACYS, from the coding sequence ATGAATAAAGCCTTACTATCCTTAGCTATTGGCGGATTTGGGATCGGACTTACCGAATTTGTAATCATGGGCATATTGCCTGATATTGCGACATCTTTCGACATTAGCATTCCTGTAGCTGGCCATTTCATTTCGGCATATGCCTTAGGTGTTGTTGTGGGAGCTCCTATACTTACGGGCTTAGGTAGCAAATGGCCTGCACACAAAGTTTTACTAGTTTTAATGCTCTGGTTTACCGTTTTTAATACACTTTCATCTTTTGCTACTGGTTACAATTCCTTTATTATTTTAAGGTTTTTATCAGGCTTACCACATGGTGCTTTTTTTGGAATTGGAGCTGTTGTTGCCGGTAAATTATCGAAAAAAGGAAAAGAAGCTCAAGGTATTGCCATTATGTTTAGTGGTTTAACATTCGCTAACCTTTTAGGTGTGCCGTTAGGAACATATTTAGGAAAATATTTTAATTGGAATGTATCATTTTTAATGGTTGGTATTGTTGGTGTTTTAGCCGTTTTAGCTGTTAAATTCTGGATGCCTGTTTTAAAACAATCTTCGGAAACTAGCTTTATAAAAGAATTAAAAATATTTAAACGCTTAGAACTTTGGCTTATCATTTTACTAACCACAATTGGTACTGGTGGCTTCTTTGCTTGGTATAGCTATATTGCCCCATTAATTACTGATGTTGCAGGGCATGAAAAAGAAGTCGTTTCATACGCCATGATTCTTGCTGGCTTAGGTATGGTAATAGGAAATATAATTGGAGCCAAACTTGCAGAAAAACTACAACCTATTGTTGCCGTTATGTTAACCTTAGTTTTTATGGCAATTTGTTTAATACTAAACACGTATTTAGCGTCCGATAAAGTTATGGTGTTAGTCATGACGTTTATAATTGGCATGGTTACCTTTTGCTTATCAACTCCAATTTCATTAGCAATTATAAATGCTTCCAAAGGATCTGAAACTTTAGGATCTTCGCTAAACCAAAGTGCTTTTAATGTTGGAAATGCTGCTGGTGCTTACTTTGCAGGTTTACCAATTGCAATGGGCTATGGTTATACAGCAGCCGATTGGGTTGGAGCAGCTATGGCTGGTATTGGTGTTTTTATTGCCTTCGGAATTATTCTATATAGGAAACATCGCTTTAAGCGGAAAAACAAAATGAAAGCGTGCTATTCATAA
- a CDS encoding MarR family winged helix-turn-helix transcriptional regulator, whose protein sequence is MGDISKDINSKFPNNKVKAMLNVLYTANWIASYQAEFFKPFGISAQQFNILRILNGAKEALSVQVIKDRMVERAPNATRLMDKLYAKNYINRLSYKEDRRVVNIEITQKGIDLLESIPNTLNSDLFKNLNEEEAGQLSDLLDKMRW, encoded by the coding sequence GTGGGCGATATAAGTAAAGATATAAATTCGAAATTCCCTAATAATAAGGTGAAAGCGATGCTTAACGTTCTTTACACGGCAAATTGGATTGCGAGTTATCAAGCAGAGTTTTTTAAACCCTTTGGGATTTCTGCACAACAATTCAATATTTTAAGAATTCTTAACGGTGCAAAAGAAGCTTTAAGTGTACAAGTAATAAAAGATAGAATGGTAGAGCGTGCGCCTAATGCAACACGTTTAATGGATAAATTGTATGCCAAGAACTATATAAACCGTTTGTCTTATAAGGAAGATAGGCGTGTGGTTAATATTGAAATTACCCAAAAAGGCATCGATTTATTAGAGTCTATACCAAATACATTGAACTCAGATTTGTTTAAAAATTTAAATGAAGAAGAAGCAGGACAATTAAGCGATTTACTTGATAAAATGCGATGGTAA
- a CDS encoding NADPH-dependent FMN reductase, producing the protein MKKIIAFAGSNSKLSINKQLAVYAASLVENVETTVLDLNDFDLPLYGIDFENEHGIPQDAHRFLEILKDTDGIILSLAEHNGAYSTVFKNLFDWMSRIEGKLFFKKPMLLMATSPGGRGGLSVLEIAKGRFPFHDANIVESFSLPFFGENFKENKIVDNTLDTQLKEAVNKFQNSL; encoded by the coding sequence ATGAAAAAAATTATAGCATTCGCAGGAAGTAATAGTAAGTTGTCTATTAACAAGCAGTTAGCGGTTTACGCAGCGAGTTTAGTCGAAAATGTAGAAACCACTGTATTAGATTTAAACGATTTTGATTTACCACTTTATGGTATCGATTTTGAAAATGAACATGGCATTCCACAAGATGCACATCGGTTTTTAGAAATTCTAAAAGATACAGATGGTATTATATTATCGTTGGCTGAGCATAATGGAGCATATTCAACTGTTTTTAAAAACTTATTCGATTGGATGTCTAGAATTGAAGGTAAATTGTTTTTCAAAAAACCAATGCTACTTATGGCTACATCTCCAGGAGGACGAGGTGGTTTATCTGTTTTAGAAATAGCCAAAGGCCGTTTCCCTTTTCACGATGCAAATATTGTAGAGAGTTTTTCGCTTCCTTTTTTCGGTGAAAATTTTAAGGAAAATAAAATAGTAGACAATACATTGGATACGCAATTAAAAGAAGCGGTTAATAAATTTCAAAACAGTTTGTAA
- the ettA gene encoding energy-dependent translational throttle protein EttA yields the protein MSDDKKIIFSMSGLTKTFPGANTPVLKNIYLSFFYGAKIGILGLNGSGKSTLLKIIAGVDKNYQGDVTFLQDYSVGYLEQEPKLDDEKTVIEIVREGAAETVAILDEYNKINDQFGLEEVYSDADKMEKLMNRQAELQDQIDASNAWELDTKLEIAMDALRTPDGDKKIGVLSGGEKRRVALCRLLLQEPDVLLLDEPTNHLDAESVHWLEHHLAQYKGTVIAVTHDRYFLDNVAGWILELDRGEGIPWKGNYSSWLDQKSKRMAQESKTASKRQKTLERELEWVRQGAKGRQTKQKARLNNYDKLMSQDQKQLDEKLEIYIPNGPRLGTNVIEASGVAKGYDDKLLYDDLNFNLPQAGIVGVIGPNGAGKTTIFRMIMGEETPDKGEFKVGDSAKLAYVDQKHSNIDPEKTIWQNFSDEQELVMMGGKEVNSRAYLSRFNFSGGEQNKKVKLLSGGERNRLHLAMTLKEEGNVLLLDEPTNDLDVNTLRALEEGLENFAGCAVVISHDRWFLDRICTHILAFEGDSQVYFFEGSFSDYEENKKKRLGGDLMPKRIKYKKLVR from the coding sequence ATGAGTGATGATAAAAAAATAATATTCTCAATGTCTGGTTTAACCAAGACATTTCCAGGAGCAAATACGCCTGTATTAAAAAACATTTATTTAAGTTTTTTCTACGGAGCAAAAATTGGAATTTTAGGTCTTAACGGATCGGGTAAATCTACTTTATTAAAAATTATCGCAGGTGTCGATAAAAATTATCAAGGTGATGTTACATTTCTTCAAGATTATTCGGTAGGATACTTAGAGCAAGAACCGAAATTAGATGATGAGAAAACGGTTATTGAAATAGTTCGTGAAGGTGCTGCTGAAACGGTTGCTATTCTTGATGAGTACAATAAAATTAACGATCAATTTGGATTAGAAGAAGTGTATTCTGATGCTGATAAAATGGAGAAGTTAATGAACCGCCAAGCGGAACTTCAAGATCAAATAGACGCTTCTAACGCTTGGGAATTAGATACCAAATTAGAAATTGCTATGGATGCTTTACGTACTCCAGATGGCGATAAAAAAATAGGAGTTTTATCTGGTGGAGAAAAACGTCGTGTAGCTTTATGCCGTTTACTTTTACAAGAACCAGATGTATTATTGTTAGATGAGCCTACCAACCACTTAGATGCAGAATCTGTACATTGGTTAGAGCATCATTTAGCACAATACAAAGGAACTGTAATTGCCGTAACTCACGATAGATACTTTTTGGATAACGTTGCTGGTTGGATTTTAGAATTAGATAGAGGAGAAGGTATTCCATGGAAAGGGAACTACTCTTCTTGGTTAGATCAAAAATCTAAGCGTATGGCACAAGAAAGCAAAACAGCTTCTAAGCGTCAAAAAACATTGGAACGTGAGCTAGAATGGGTACGTCAAGGTGCAAAAGGACGCCAAACTAAGCAAAAAGCGCGTTTAAATAATTACGATAAATTAATGAGTCAAGATCAAAAACAACTTGACGAAAAATTAGAAATATACATCCCGAACGGACCACGTTTAGGTACTAATGTTATCGAAGCTTCTGGTGTTGCCAAGGGTTACGATGATAAATTATTATATGATGATTTAAATTTTAACTTACCACAGGCGGGAATTGTTGGTGTTATTGGACCAAACGGTGCTGGTAAAACCACTATTTTTAGAATGATTATGGGTGAGGAAACTCCTGATAAAGGGGAGTTTAAAGTTGGAGATTCTGCAAAACTAGCTTATGTAGATCAAAAACACTCTAATATAGATCCTGAAAAAACCATTTGGCAAAACTTTAGTGATGAGCAAGAATTGGTAATGATGGGAGGTAAAGAAGTGAATTCAAGAGCTTATTTAAGTCGATTTAATTTCTCTGGTGGTGAGCAAAACAAGAAGGTGAAATTACTTTCAGGTGGAGAGCGTAACCGTTTGCATTTAGCAATGACGCTTAAAGAAGAAGGAAACGTATTGCTTCTGGATGAGCCAACCAATGATTTAGATGTAAATACATTAAGAGCTTTAGAAGAAGGTTTAGAAAACTTTGCAGGTTGTGCTGTAGTTATTAGTCACGACCGTTGGTTTTTAGATCGTATTTGTACGCATATTTTAGCGTTTGAAGGCGATTCGCAAGTCTATTTCTTCGAAGGTAGTTTCTCTGATTATGAAGAGAATAAAAAGAAACGTCTTGGTGGTGATTTAATGCCGAAACGAATTAAGTATAAGAAATTAGTAAGATAG
- a CDS encoding CAL67264 family membrane protein, with product MAMDKNTVLAWATIIMILVGLGLIALGAFRYDDVAGWGFAAVGFGFFAVAWVFNALKGRV from the coding sequence ATGGCAATGGATAAAAATACGGTTTTAGCTTGGGCTACAATCATAATGATTTTAGTAGGATTAGGTTTAATAGCCTTAGGGGCTTTTCGATACGATGATGTTGCGGGCTGGGGTTTTGCAGCAGTAGGTTTTGGCTTTTTTGCCGTAGCTTGGGTGTTTAATGCACTTAAAGGACGTGTTTAA